A region from the Camelus ferus isolate YT-003-E chromosome 1, BCGSAC_Cfer_1.0, whole genome shotgun sequence genome encodes:
- the NCK1 gene encoding cytoplasmic protein NCK1 isoform X3, with amino-acid sequence MDWLNVFKDFFSIGKVKRKPSVPDSASPADDSFVDPGERLYDLNMPAYVKFNYMAEREDELSLIKGTKVIVMEKCSDGWWRGSYNGQVGWFPSNYVTEEGDSPLGDHVGSLSEKLAAVVNNLNTGQVLHVVQALYPFSSSNDEELNFEKGDIMDVIEKPENDPEWWKCRKINGMVGLVPKNYVTIMQNNPLTSGLEPSPPQCDYIRPSLTGKFAGNPWYYGKVTRHQAEMALNERGHEGDFLIRDSESSPNDFSVSLKAQGKNKHFKVQLKETVYCIGQRKFSTMEELVEHYKKAPIFTSEQGEKLYLIKHLS; translated from the exons GCAttggaaaagtgaaaagaaagcctAGTGTGCCAGATTCTGCGTCTCCTGCTGATGATAGCTTTGTTGACCCAGGGGAACGTCTCTATGACCTCAACATGCCTGCTTATGTGAAATTTAACTACATGGCCGAGAGAGAGGATGAATTATCATTGATAAAAGGAACGAAGGTGATCGTCATGGAGAAATGCAGTGATGGGTGGTGGCGGGGTAGCTACAATGGACAAGTTGGATGGTTCCCTTCAAACTATGTAACCGAGGAAGGGGACAGTCCTTTGGGTGACCATGTGGGTTCTTTGTCAGAGAAATTAGCAGCAGTCGTCAATAACCTAAATACTGGGCAAGTGTTACACGTGGTACAGGCGCTCTACCCATTCAGCTCGTCCAACGATGAAGAACTTAATTTTGAGAAAGGAGATATAATGGATGTTATTGAAAAACCTGAAAATGACCCCGAGtggtggaaatgcaggaagaTCAATGGAATGGTTGGTCTGGTGCCAAAAAACTATGTTACCATTATGCAGAATAATCCCTTAACCTCAGGTTTGGAACCATCGCCTCCACAGTGTGATTACATTAGGCCTTCACTCACTGGAAAATTTGCTGGCAATCCATGGTATTATGGGAAAGTGACCAGGCATCAAGCAGAGATGGCATTAAATGAAAGAGGGCACGAAGGTGATTTCCTCATTCGTGATAGTGAATCTTCG ccaAATGATTTCTCAGTATCACTAAAAgcacaagggaaaaacaaacattttaaagtccAACTAAAAGAGACTGTCTACTGCATTGGGCAGCGTAAATTCAGCACCATGGAAGAACTTGTAGAACATTACAAAAAGGCACCAATTTTTACAAGTGAACAAGGAGAAAAATTGTATCTTATCAAGCATTTATCATGA